The Flavobacterium praedii genome window below encodes:
- a CDS encoding alkene reductase: MKKYKLFSPIKVGAIELNNRIVMAPMTRCRAIDAIPNELMATYYQQRASAGLIITEGTSPSPNGLGYARIPGIFSEEQILGWKKTTTAVHNSGGKIIIQLMHSGRISHKLNMAEGTQIIAPSAIKPAGQMWTDAKEMQDFPTPKAMTAEDIVLTQAEYVTAAKNAIAAHFDGVELHSANGYLLEEFLSPVSNVRTDHYGGSIENRCRFVLEVTKAVAIAIGKEKTGIRLSPYGVAGDMANYPEIDATYDYLTKELNKLGIAYIHLVDHSAMGAPAVPVEIKKMIRKNFNNILISCGGYTKETAETDIESGMCDLVGFGRPFINNPDLVERLEHNQELTQNLKMDLFYSAGENGYTDYPNFKTSDVY, from the coding sequence ATGAAAAAATACAAATTATTTAGTCCGATTAAAGTAGGTGCAATAGAATTGAATAATCGCATCGTTATGGCACCAATGACGCGTTGCAGAGCTATTGATGCTATTCCAAATGAACTCATGGCAACCTATTATCAGCAACGCGCTTCGGCTGGTTTAATAATCACCGAAGGTACTTCTCCTTCTCCAAATGGTTTGGGTTACGCACGTATTCCTGGCATTTTTAGCGAGGAACAAATACTCGGTTGGAAAAAAACAACAACCGCAGTACACAATAGTGGTGGAAAAATAATAATTCAATTGATGCACTCGGGAAGAATAAGCCACAAGCTGAATATGGCTGAGGGAACGCAAATAATAGCCCCTTCTGCCATAAAACCAGCCGGTCAAATGTGGACAGATGCCAAAGAAATGCAGGACTTCCCTACTCCCAAAGCAATGACTGCCGAAGATATAGTTTTGACCCAAGCCGAATATGTAACTGCTGCAAAAAACGCAATTGCAGCCCATTTTGATGGTGTTGAACTACACAGTGCAAACGGTTATTTGCTGGAAGAATTTTTGTCGCCCGTGAGCAATGTCCGAACTGACCATTATGGAGGCAGTATTGAAAATCGCTGTCGATTTGTTCTTGAAGTGACAAAAGCAGTCGCAATCGCCATTGGAAAAGAAAAAACAGGTATTCGTTTATCGCCTTATGGTGTAGCGGGTGATATGGCCAATTATCCAGAAATAGATGCTACTTATGATTATCTCACAAAAGAACTCAATAAATTGGGGATTGCTTATATCCATTTAGTCGATCATTCTGCAATGGGAGCCCCAGCAGTGCCTGTTGAAATAAAAAAAATGATTCGCAAAAATTTCAATAACATCCTTATCAGTTGTGGTGGCTATACCAAAGAAACTGCTGAAACCGATATTGAGAGCGGTATGTGTGATCTTGTTGGATTTGGACGTCCCTTTATTAATAATCCTGATCTCGTAGAAAGATTAGAACACAATCAAGAATTAACACAAAACCTCAAAATGGACTTATTCTATTCGGCAGGTGAAAATGGGTATACCGATTATCCCAATTTTAAAACATCCGATGTATATTAA
- a CDS encoding type II toxin-antitoxin system RelE/ParE family toxin, with protein MVDNRILVWDKLAFDQLKEIYDSLKMGGNLSYANRIKNSVLKTTKELLDNPYIFEQDRFKYDNDGSFRAFVKFKYRVAYKITETQIRILRVRHTSREPIEY; from the coding sequence ATGGTAGACAATAGAATTTTGGTATGGGATAAACTTGCATTTGACCAATTAAAAGAAATTTACGATTCGTTAAAAATGGGAGGCAATTTAAGTTATGCTAATCGAATAAAAAATTCGGTTTTGAAAACGACAAAAGAATTATTGGACAATCCTTATATTTTTGAGCAAGATCGATTTAAGTATGATAATGATGGAAGTTTTAGGGCTTTTGTAAAATTTAAATATAGAGTGGCTTACAAAATTACCGAGACACAAATCAGAATACTAAGAGTTAGGCATACCAGTAGAGAACCAATTGAATATTAA
- a CDS encoding DUF4494 domain-containing protein: protein MSTIWYECKVKYRKTDETGGQKVTTEPYLVDALSYTEAESRINEEMSAYISEEFKITNIKVANYAEIHPFENADRWFKSKVSLMAYDEESGKERRSNMYLLVQANDVKEAYDNTTHVMSTTMGDYSIPAISESPIMDVFPYFSGEEGETQQLERFNALKASKPVAVAVEDTMEFDPEYVAETV, encoded by the coding sequence ATGAGCACAATTTGGTACGAATGCAAAGTAAAATATAGAAAAACAGATGAAACTGGTGGACAAAAGGTTACGACAGAACCGTATTTGGTAGATGCTTTGTCTTATACAGAAGCAGAGAGCAGAATCAATGAAGAAATGTCGGCTTACATTAGCGAAGAATTTAAAATTACGAATATAAAAGTGGCTAATTACGCTGAGATTCACCCTTTTGAAAATGCCGATCGTTGGTTTAAATCAAAAGTTTCCTTAATGGCGTATGACGAAGAAAGTGGTAAAGAACGCAGATCGAATATGTATTTGTTAGTACAAGCCAATGATGTAAAAGAAGCGTATGACAACACGACTCATGTTATGAGCACTACTATGGGTGACTATTCTATACCAGCAATATCAGAATCTCCAATTATGGATGTTTTTCCTTATTTCAGTGGTGAAGAAGGAGAAACACAACAACTAGAACGATTCAATGCACTGAAAGCTTCAAAACCTGTAGCAGTTGCCGTTGAAGACACAATGGAATTTGATCCGGAATATGTAGCCGAAACGGTTTAG